ACCAAATATGATTTTATCAATTATGGAAAAAACCGGAGTCGAAACCAGACCTCCTAATTCTTTTACTACTCCTTTTTCTTTTTTCAACTCTTCTGCCCTTGTAAAAGAAACATTAAGACCCTCAGATAATCCTTTTGTTATATGAAAGCCGGCAAAATCCAAAGAATGAGAAACTCTTAAGTAACCTTGGTCCACCACAATAATATTCGTAGCTCTGTCTCCTATATTTACAATTACTGTCGGACTTTTATCTTCCCCCACAAGAGATCTAATATCAGAAAAGCTCTCAATTTCTAAAGTTTTTATATTAATATCTGAAAATTCCGCAACTTTCTTGTGTTTTTCAATAATATCTCTTGGAATAGCGACAAGTAATACCCTTACAAAATTTTTATTCTCTGGTTCTTCTTCTAAAATTTCCCAATCAAGAATAACTTCCTGAAGGGGTAAAGGAATGTACTTGTATGACTGATATTTTACAGCTTCTTCAATTTCATCTCTTTCCATCCTTGGTAATTCAAAAGTAGTAAAAAATCCGGAAAAAGATGGTAAAGAAAAGTTACCCACTCTTGTTTCTATCGAAGCTTCTTCAAGAGATTCTATCAGTTTTGAAGCTACATCTTCTTCGAAAAAAGAAAAAGAATCTGTCTGAAAAGGAAAAGTCTTTTTATTACGTGTTCTGTGATATTCCACATAATTATTTAACATCACATCTGATCCGTGCTTAATTAACTCAACTACTTTTATCGAAGTAGTCCCAATATCAATTCCTAATACAGAGTTTTTGCCCAATGCCATAAGATTTTCTAGTAAATCAGAACAAAAAACTTAAAAAAGTTTTTTATTTATATAATTATAATTCTTTTTTTTGTGAGTTACAATATTTTTAATTTTTCAACTACTACTTCCAATAAACCGCTCCTTTCTCACCCTCTTCTAAAAAGCGCAAATCAATATATTTAAGAGATTTTTTTTCTTTTGACTTTATTGTGTTTTTTAAAATAGTAACTAATATTTCTGTCTGTTTCTTAAAATTATCTTTTGAAAAATAAATTTTAAAACCCTCTTTTGTAAAAACTCTAACTTCAAATAAAAAAGTCTCTATTCTGCTTACTGAAATTTTCAATTTTCTTAACTCCTTCATTAAGGAAATTATCCCCTCCATCAACTCTTTTTGTATAGCCTCCTCTCCTATTTTCAGATTATCGGAATTGTCTCCAATAAATAATAAATATTTATCTGAAGGCTTAGTTTCTTTATAAATAAATCCATCGCTTGACATTAAAAAACAATGGGAGGTTTTTTGATTAGAACAAAAAACACCAAAGGCCATCCTTTCTTCTACTTTAACGGATATTCTTGACGGAAAAAT
This Candidatus Paceibacterota bacterium DNA region includes the following protein-coding sequences:
- the pilM gene encoding type IV pilus assembly protein PilM is translated as MALGKNSVLGIDIGTTSIKVVELIKHGSDVMLNNYVEYHRTRNKKTFPFQTDSFSFFEEDVASKLIESLEEASIETRVGNFSLPSFSGFFTTFELPRMERDEIEEAVKYQSYKYIPLPLQEVILDWEILEEEPENKNFVRVLLVAIPRDIIEKHKKVAEFSDINIKTLEIESFSDIRSLVGEDKSPTVIVNIGDRATNIIVVDQGYLRVSHSLDFAGFHITKGLSEGLNVSFTRAEELKKEKGVVKELGGLVSTPVFSIIDKIIFGMQKAINAYLSKNPRRQIEKIILSGGTANMPGICDYFYSKSSI
- a CDS encoding FtsQ-type POTRA domain-containing protein, producing the protein MIARKKKIIYRKKKRIPIYKKKWFWKIVLIIFVFFILAWFFLNNSLFEIKKIEISSPEKYKTRIKEEIPEGENFFILNQKAISRNIEKEFPQIKNVKIEKIFPSRISVKVEERMAFGVFCSNQKTSHCFLMSSDGFIYKETKPSDKYLLFIGDNSDNLKIGEEAIQKELMEGIISLMKELRKLKISVSRIETFLFEVRVFTKEGFKIYFSKDNFKKQTEILVTILKNTIKSKEKKSLKYIDLRFLEEGEKGAVYWK